From the genome of Mesorhizobium japonicum MAFF 303099, one region includes:
- a CDS encoding GntR family transcriptional regulator, which translates to MQTAARRPRTNHLDLAQRILDVARQRGFEPGARLPEQQIASLCNVSRTPVRAALSLLAERGVVRWEADTGYHLAVDLAAQPAISAELPSAEEDELAEAILRDRSARRLDQTVTAAALMRRYSSDRKTVLKALNKLTEENLLDRAPGQSWLFRRTPDDPEAQGESYEFRLLLEPAAILTPGFRLDGARAAALRQGMDALSALPDTAFDTREFQRLDMDFHGMIAEGSANRFIADALADHLRLRRLPGIYAGVNVFRLRQSLLEHLNILDHLESRQYEVAADLLRIHLRLSRNQRPQAASRGAPALFGMISRPE; encoded by the coding sequence ATGCAAACCGCAGCCCGACGTCCTCGCACCAACCATCTCGACCTGGCGCAGCGCATCCTCGATGTGGCGCGCCAGCGCGGCTTCGAGCCCGGCGCGCGCCTGCCCGAACAGCAGATCGCCTCGCTGTGCAATGTCTCGCGCACGCCGGTGCGGGCGGCACTCAGCCTGCTGGCAGAACGCGGCGTCGTGCGCTGGGAGGCGGATACCGGTTATCATCTGGCGGTCGACCTCGCCGCGCAGCCGGCCATATCAGCCGAGCTTCCCAGCGCGGAGGAAGACGAGCTGGCCGAGGCGATCCTGCGCGACCGCTCGGCGCGCAGGCTGGACCAGACGGTGACCGCCGCGGCGTTGATGCGACGCTACAGCTCGGATCGAAAGACGGTACTAAAAGCGCTTAATAAACTGACGGAAGAGAATCTGCTGGACCGCGCGCCCGGCCAGTCCTGGCTTTTCCGGCGCACGCCCGACGATCCCGAGGCGCAAGGCGAAAGCTACGAGTTCCGACTGCTGCTGGAGCCGGCGGCGATCCTGACGCCGGGCTTCCGGCTGGACGGCGCGCGAGCGGCGGCGTTGCGCCAGGGCATGGACGCTTTGTCGGCGCTGCCGGACACGGCCTTCGACACGCGCGAGTTCCAGCGGCTGGATATGGATTTCCACGGCATGATCGCCGAGGGCTCAGCCAACCGCTTCATCGCCGACGCGCTGGCCGATCATCTCCGCCTGCGCCGGCTGCCGGGCATCTATGCCGGGGTCAATGTCTTCCGGCTGCGGCAATCCTTGCTGGAACACCTGAACATACTCGACCATCTCGAAAGCCGGCAGTATGAGGTGGCTGCCGATCTGCTTCGCATCCATTTGCGGCTCTCCCGCAACCAGCGACCGCAAGCGGCCAGCCGCGGGGCGCCCGCCCTGTTCGGCATGATCAGCCGGCCGGAATGA
- a CDS encoding polyamine ABC transporter substrate-binding protein, with protein MIATSPRRRALKVSSIALGLALALSAPAMAADLVISNWDGYMAPDAMAAFKTATGVSGEVVVHATNEEIMGKLIAAGGKGYDVVFVSSPFAEVLNKLGLTEPMDHAKIPNLANLYPEATKLPHDVGNSFSVPYTWGTTGLCYRSDLVKTAPTSWSDLLAPSDALKGKTTMLATDRWLLAAGQLDKGFSVNETDPAKMAEVKDLLISAKKTLLAYDDTTFYSKLVSGEALMVQAWDGWCNYGIAEKPEIKYVIPKEGSDLWVDTMVVMKASEHKDDAFKFINFMLDAKNHAWAAQNIDYKVPNKPAMESLPADFLAKFPNMAMPVADLVKFEQLRDVGEAQRDYSKIVSEIKAAQ; from the coding sequence ATGATCGCTACCAGCCCGCGGCGCCGTGCGCTCAAGGTGTCTTCAATCGCTCTCGGCCTTGCCCTCGCGCTGTCGGCGCCGGCAATGGCCGCCGATCTCGTCATCTCCAACTGGGACGGCTACATGGCGCCCGACGCCATGGCGGCCTTCAAGACCGCGACCGGCGTATCCGGGGAAGTGGTGGTGCACGCCACCAATGAGGAGATCATGGGCAAGCTGATTGCCGCCGGTGGCAAGGGCTATGACGTCGTCTTCGTCTCTTCGCCCTTCGCCGAGGTGCTGAACAAGCTCGGCCTGACCGAGCCGATGGACCACGCCAAGATCCCCAATCTCGCCAACCTCTATCCGGAAGCGACCAAGCTGCCGCACGATGTCGGCAACTCGTTCTCCGTGCCCTATACCTGGGGCACGACCGGCCTCTGCTACCGCTCGGACCTGGTCAAGACGGCGCCGACGAGCTGGAGCGACCTGCTCGCGCCTTCAGACGCACTGAAGGGCAAGACCACCATGCTGGCGACCGACCGCTGGCTGCTGGCAGCCGGGCAGCTCGATAAGGGCTTCTCCGTCAACGAGACCGATCCGGCCAAGATGGCCGAGGTCAAGGACCTCTTGATCTCGGCCAAGAAGACCCTGCTCGCCTATGACGACACCACCTTCTATTCCAAGCTGGTTTCGGGCGAGGCGCTGATGGTGCAGGCCTGGGATGGCTGGTGCAATTACGGCATCGCCGAGAAGCCGGAGATCAAATACGTCATTCCGAAGGAAGGTTCGGACCTCTGGGTCGACACGATGGTGGTGATGAAGGCCTCCGAGCACAAGGACGACGCCTTCAAGTTCATCAACTTCATGCTCGACGCCAAGAACCACGCCTGGGCGGCGCAGAACATCGACTACAAGGTGCCGAACAAGCCGGCGATGGAAAGCCTGCCGGCCGATTTCCTGGCGAAATTCCCCAACATGGCGATGCCGGTGGCCGATCTCGTCAAGTTTGAGCAGCTGCGCGATGTCGGCGAAGCCCAGCGCGACTATTCCAAGATCGTCAGCGAGATCAAGGCCGCGCAGTAG
- a CDS encoding ABC transporter permease, with translation MAPALVWLTALMVVPCALMLALAFFRRGIYGGIDYTFTLENFGLVFDPLYASIFLKSARIAGTATLIAVVIGYAAAYAISAAPRRWQPVFLFFAVLPFWSNYLIRTYAWIVLLNREGLITQLLRWSGYTGEPPSMLYTEGAVIAGLVYNYLPFVILACYAPLSRLNPELAEASRDLGASAATTFRRVILPLTVPGIAAGAVFVFVLSIGNFVTPALLGGGRFQMIGNLVYDQFLTANDWPFGAALAMALIAIMLLVLMAQALAADRASGRAAQAVGGTDG, from the coding sequence ATGGCCCCGGCGCTGGTCTGGTTGACCGCGCTGATGGTGGTGCCGTGCGCGCTGATGCTGGCGCTCGCCTTCTTTCGACGCGGCATCTATGGCGGTATCGACTACACCTTCACGCTGGAGAATTTCGGGCTGGTCTTCGACCCGCTCTATGCCAGCATTTTCCTGAAGTCAGCGCGCATCGCCGGCACTGCCACGCTGATCGCGGTGGTGATCGGCTATGCCGCCGCCTACGCCATCTCCGCTGCCCCGCGCCGCTGGCAGCCTGTGTTCCTGTTCTTTGCCGTGCTGCCGTTCTGGTCGAACTATTTGATCCGCACCTATGCCTGGATCGTGCTGCTCAACCGCGAAGGCCTGATCACGCAGCTCCTGCGCTGGTCGGGCTATACCGGCGAACCGCCATCGATGCTCTACACCGAAGGCGCGGTCATCGCCGGCCTCGTCTACAATTATCTGCCCTTCGTCATCCTCGCCTGCTACGCGCCGCTGTCGCGGCTCAACCCGGAACTGGCCGAGGCCTCACGTGATCTCGGCGCCTCGGCCGCCACCACCTTCCGCCGTGTCATCCTGCCGCTGACCGTGCCCGGCATCGCCGCCGGCGCTGTCTTCGTCTTCGTGCTGTCGATCGGCAATTTCGTCACTCCGGCGCTGCTCGGCGGCGGCCGCTTCCAGATGATCGGCAATCTCGTCTACGACCAGTTCCTCACCGCCAATGACTGGCCCTTTGGCGCAGCCCTCGCCATGGCGCTGATCGCCATCATGCTGCTGGTGCTGATGGCGCAGGCGCTCGCGGCCGACCGCGCCTCGGGGCGTGCGGCGCAGGCCGTGGGAGGCACTGATGGCTGA
- a CDS encoding ABC transporter permease produces the protein MAERSPATRRTLWLVLSLVFAFLYIPIAVLVALSFNEGGLPTAWSGFSLKWYASLANNSAILSAALNTLIVALVSTAIATLLGTLLAIGVEMRRQYGKGLEALIFAPMIIPDIVLAIALLSFFSMLNLTMGLHTIILAHVVFNLAFVCSVVRARLKSFDWSIVEASADLGASAITTFRRVTLPVIAPAVIAGALLAFTLSVDEFIIAFFTAGAGRASTTLPMQIYAMIRFGITPEINALATIFMAVSITALTLSQRLNKGVIGQ, from the coding sequence ATGGCTGAGCGCTCCCCTGCGACGCGGCGCACGCTGTGGCTCGTGCTGAGCCTGGTCTTCGCCTTCCTCTACATCCCGATCGCCGTGCTGGTGGCGCTCTCCTTCAACGAAGGCGGGCTGCCCACGGCATGGTCTGGCTTCTCGCTGAAATGGTACGCCTCGCTGGCCAACAATTCAGCGATCCTGTCGGCCGCGCTCAACACGCTGATCGTGGCGCTGGTCTCCACCGCCATCGCCACCTTGCTCGGCACGCTGCTGGCGATCGGTGTCGAGATGCGCCGGCAATACGGCAAGGGGCTCGAAGCCTTGATCTTCGCGCCGATGATCATCCCCGACATCGTGCTGGCAATCGCGCTGCTGTCGTTCTTTTCGATGCTCAATTTGACCATGGGCCTGCACACCATCATCCTCGCCCATGTCGTGTTCAACCTGGCCTTCGTCTGCTCTGTGGTGCGCGCGCGGCTGAAGAGTTTCGACTGGTCGATCGTCGAGGCTTCCGCCGACCTTGGCGCCTCCGCAATCACCACCTTCCGGCGCGTGACCTTGCCGGTCATCGCGCCGGCCGTGATCGCCGGCGCGCTGCTTGCCTTCACGCTGTCGGTCGACGAGTTCATCATCGCCTTCTTCACCGCAGGCGCCGGCCGCGCTTCGACCACGCTGCCTATGCAGATCTACGCCATGATCCGCTTCGGCATCACGCCTGAGATCAACGCGCTGGCGACCATCTTCATGGCCGTGAGCATCACCGCGCTGACCCTGTCCCAGCGGCTGAACAAGGGAGTGATCGGCCAATGA
- a CDS encoding ABC transporter ATP-binding protein, giving the protein MSEPRTLLAIDHVSKNFGRVTAVDGISLDIRENEFFALLGPSGCGKTTLLRMLAGFETPSDGRILLDGKDIARTPPNKRPVNLMFQSYALFPHMSVRANVSYGLEMERLPVKDIRTRVDAILATTELVPFADRKPEQLSGGQKQRVALARALVKRPRLLLLDEPLGALDKKLRGAMQLELKRLQHEVGITFVIVTHDQEESLVMADRMAVLKDGKLLQCDTPHAVYEHPADRFVADFIGVMNFIPGKTSADGVLAANGARIAGKLPAALSPGAPAVASVRPERIRLFPEAQTANRTTGTVEALAYHGLDLQLHVRTPLSPKPFLVRVTADAADRRPVSSADRVELGWDAADVRIFAE; this is encoded by the coding sequence ATGAGCGAACCGCGCACGCTGTTGGCCATCGATCATGTTTCGAAGAATTTCGGCCGGGTCACTGCCGTCGATGGCATCTCGCTTGATATCCGCGAGAACGAATTCTTCGCGCTGCTCGGCCCTTCCGGCTGCGGCAAGACCACGCTGTTGCGCATGCTGGCCGGTTTCGAGACGCCGAGCGACGGCCGCATTCTGCTCGACGGCAAGGACATCGCCCGAACCCCGCCCAACAAGCGGCCGGTCAACCTGATGTTCCAGTCCTACGCGCTATTCCCGCATATGAGCGTGCGCGCCAATGTCTCCTATGGGCTGGAGATGGAGCGCTTGCCGGTTAAGGATATCCGCACCCGCGTCGACGCCATCCTGGCGACCACCGAACTCGTCCCCTTCGCCGACCGCAAGCCGGAGCAATTGTCGGGCGGCCAGAAGCAGCGCGTCGCGCTCGCCCGCGCGCTGGTCAAACGGCCAAGGCTGCTGCTGCTCGACGAGCCGCTCGGCGCGCTCGACAAAAAGTTGCGCGGCGCCATGCAACTGGAATTGAAACGCCTGCAGCACGAGGTCGGCATCACTTTCGTCATCGTCACCCACGACCAGGAGGAATCGCTCGTCATGGCCGACCGCATGGCGGTGCTCAAGGATGGCAAACTATTGCAATGCGACACGCCGCACGCGGTCTACGAGCATCCCGCCGACCGCTTCGTCGCCGACTTCATCGGCGTGATGAATTTCATCCCGGGCAAGACCTCAGCCGATGGCGTGTTGGCCGCGAACGGCGCGCGTATTGCCGGCAAACTTCCGGCGGCGCTTTCGCCCGGCGCGCCAGCAGTGGCTTCGGTGCGGCCGGAACGTATCCGGCTGTTTCCCGAGGCTCAGACCGCCAACCGCACGACCGGCACGGTCGAGGCGCTGGCCTATCACGGCCTCGATCTGCAGCTGCATGTCCGCACGCCGCTGTCGCCAAAACCGTTCCTGGTGCGCGTCACCGCAGATGCAGCCGACCGCCGGCCGGTGTCGTCGGCCGACCGGGTCGAACTCGGCTGGGATGCCGCCGATGTCAGAATTTTCGCAGAATAG
- a CDS encoding glycosyltransferase: MAQKTIAFFPEAAYGPALNSVGIAQAVEARGHKAVFLSDPGFVEVYRGYGFEAHPVNLSEPMPPEQMAKFWEDFINGHIPNFRKSPYDQVDNYVKDCWTAIVDSAKWAQKDLPGVLAAIKPDVICVDNVILFPAIKQFGKPWVRVISCSENEIEDEDIPPHLSGCGENDHVGHQRYRDHFNTVIKPIHDDFNAFLKANKEAAYPVGQFFEASPYLNLLLYPEAAKFKRRHPLDPRQFQYLEGCVRQEKPYAVPSFAKNNDGPLLYVSFGSLGAGDVELLKRIIATLGKTRYRALVNVGGYKDQYTDVPGNVIVESWFPQPSVIPQVDAVIHHGGNNSFTECLYFGKPAIIMPYVWDGHDNATRVEETGHGFGMPRYDWSDAELAAKIEACLTDPRMKAKLAKTSAQMHAQNGPEKAAGLLEALL; encoded by the coding sequence ATGGCGCAGAAGACGATCGCCTTTTTCCCGGAAGCCGCCTACGGCCCGGCGCTCAATTCCGTCGGCATCGCCCAGGCCGTCGAGGCACGTGGCCACAAGGCGGTGTTCCTGTCCGATCCCGGCTTCGTCGAGGTTTACAGGGGCTACGGTTTCGAGGCGCATCCGGTGAACCTGTCCGAACCGATGCCGCCGGAGCAGATGGCCAAGTTCTGGGAGGATTTCATCAACGGCCACATTCCGAACTTCCGCAAATCGCCCTACGACCAGGTCGACAATTACGTCAAGGATTGCTGGACGGCGATCGTCGACAGCGCCAAATGGGCGCAGAAGGATCTGCCGGGCGTGCTGGCCGCCATCAAGCCCGACGTCATCTGCGTCGACAATGTCATCCTGTTTCCGGCCATAAAACAGTTCGGCAAGCCATGGGTACGCGTCATCTCCTGCTCGGAAAACGAGATCGAGGACGAGGACATCCCGCCGCATCTGTCGGGTTGCGGCGAGAACGACCATGTCGGACACCAGCGCTACCGCGACCATTTCAACACGGTGATCAAGCCGATCCATGACGACTTCAATGCCTTCCTGAAGGCAAACAAGGAGGCGGCCTATCCGGTCGGCCAGTTCTTCGAGGCCTCGCCCTATCTCAATTTGCTGCTTTACCCCGAAGCGGCAAAGTTCAAGCGCCGTCACCCGCTCGACCCCCGACAATTCCAGTATCTCGAAGGCTGCGTGCGGCAGGAGAAGCCCTATGCGGTGCCTAGCTTCGCGAAGAACAATGACGGGCCGCTGCTCTATGTCTCCTTCGGCAGCCTCGGCGCCGGCGATGTCGAGCTCTTGAAGCGCATAATCGCCACGCTGGGCAAGACCCGCTACCGCGCGCTGGTCAATGTCGGCGGCTACAAGGACCAGTACACCGACGTGCCCGGCAATGTCATCGTCGAGAGCTGGTTCCCGCAGCCTTCGGTGATCCCGCAGGTCGATGCCGTCATCCACCATGGCGGCAACAACTCGTTCACCGAGTGCCTCTATTTCGGCAAGCCGGCGATCATCATGCCCTATGTCTGGGACGGTCACGACAACGCCACCCGCGTCGAGGAAACCGGCCATGGTTTCGGCATGCCGCGCTACGACTGGAGCGATGCCGAGCTGGCCGCGAAGATCGAAGCCTGCCTGACCGATCCCCGGATGAAGGCGAAGCTGGCGAAGACATCGGCACAGATGCACGCGCAGAACGGGCCTGAGAAGGCTGCCGGCTTGCTGGAGGCGTTGCTGTGA
- a CDS encoding cupin domain-containing protein produces the protein MTSSAPHLYQASTRTDLADWGTQPDVLDGASHSTGRLVHKGPNNQPESGIWVCTPGRWRLSIPRDELCHFVAGRATYRSDVGEVIEVSAGTVVMFPAGWTGECTVHETMRNVYMLA, from the coding sequence GTGACCTCCTCCGCCCCACACCTCTATCAGGCCTCCACCCGCACCGATCTCGCCGACTGGGGCACCCAGCCTGACGTGCTGGACGGCGCCTCGCACTCCACCGGCAGGCTGGTGCACAAGGGACCCAACAACCAGCCGGAATCCGGCATCTGGGTCTGCACGCCGGGCCGCTGGCGGCTCTCGATCCCGCGCGATGAATTGTGCCATTTCGTCGCCGGCCGCGCGACCTACCGCTCGGATGTCGGCGAGGTGATAGAAGTCTCGGCCGGGACCGTGGTCATGTTCCCCGCCGGCTGGACGGGCGAGTGCACGGTGCATGAGACCATGCGCAACGTCTACATGCTGGCCTGA
- a CDS encoding cupin domain-containing protein, with protein sequence MSTPHWPQASNVELEDWGAGSNTLAGAPRASGKILSQNPDGSSECGLWSCTPGTRKVTFAADEFCHFLSGHGSYVHDNGEQIPVEAGTLVFFPAGWTGISIITQTLTKAFMCR encoded by the coding sequence ATGTCGACACCGCACTGGCCGCAGGCCTCGAACGTGGAACTGGAGGATTGGGGCGCAGGCAGCAACACGCTTGCCGGCGCGCCGCGCGCCTCCGGCAAGATCCTGTCGCAGAACCCGGACGGATCGAGTGAATGCGGCCTGTGGTCGTGCACGCCGGGCACCCGCAAGGTCACCTTCGCCGCCGACGAGTTCTGTCATTTCCTGTCGGGTCACGGCAGCTATGTCCATGACAATGGCGAACAGATTCCGGTCGAGGCCGGCACGCTGGTGTTCTTTCCCGCCGGCTGGACCGGCATCTCCATCATCACGCAAACGCTGACCAAGGCCTTCATGTGCCGGTGA
- a CDS encoding cupin domain-containing protein, translating to MTTPIMQSPLAITGLVDWGVIPTMIEGQSHTSGKLLHKGPEGRSECGLWVCTPGKWHCHVTRDEFCHFLEGRCTYVHESGEVIEIEPDTAAFFPQDWKGVCTVHETIKKVYMIR from the coding sequence ATGACGACGCCAATCATGCAATCGCCGCTCGCCATCACCGGCCTCGTCGACTGGGGTGTCATCCCGACGATGATCGAGGGCCAGTCCCACACCTCGGGCAAGCTGCTCCACAAAGGACCGGAAGGTCGTTCCGAATGCGGCCTGTGGGTCTGCACCCCCGGCAAATGGCACTGCCACGTCACCCGCGACGAGTTCTGCCACTTCCTCGAAGGCCGCTGCACCTATGTGCACGAATCGGGCGAAGTGATCGAAATCGAGCCGGACACGGCGGCCTTCTTCCCGCAGGACTGGAAGGGCGTCTGCACTGTCCATGAGACCATCAAGAAGGTCTACATGATCCGCTGA
- a CDS encoding aldehyde dehydrogenase family protein, whose product MHFSPDRPTFFVNPDYRQMADTSKPVIDPATLETVGAIASASDGEIDAALAAATKAQAAWKRLDAKSRAKHLHAVANAIEAADFTRCAELMVREMGKPYPEAIGEIANCAPIFRYYAEMARDDAGKVAGTTQAGSFQYARYEPYGVSVHIMPYNFPILLMCWTVAASLAAGNACIIKPAEATTLSTLDYMAVFRSLPEGLVSCLPGGAATAQALITSDRTHAVAFTGSVAAGKAVAVACAERMKPCVIEAGGSDPLIISKHAPLEVAAAGSVTAAFHLTGQVCTSAERFFVVDAVHDRFVELFAERTRALRIGNGMDKTEIGPLVSEAARAKVMRLVDDAIAHGAKAVTGGRIPPSHNTGWFYEPTILTGVTPDMAIVREECFGPVAAICRVKDFDEAIRLANDSLFGLGASVFTTDLAEAHEAAERLEAGMVWVNNPLIDNDALPFGGWKASGLGRELGRQGLDAFRRSKMVIIDHRPAIQDWWYPYPDSWFRETGGRKHV is encoded by the coding sequence ATGCATTTCTCCCCTGACCGGCCGACCTTCTTCGTCAATCCGGATTACCGGCAGATGGCCGATACGAGCAAACCGGTGATCGATCCGGCAACGCTGGAGACGGTCGGCGCCATCGCGTCCGCCAGCGATGGCGAGATCGATGCGGCGCTCGCTGCCGCGACGAAGGCGCAGGCCGCCTGGAAAAGGCTCGATGCCAAGAGCCGGGCAAAACATTTGCATGCCGTCGCCAATGCCATCGAGGCCGCCGATTTCACCCGTTGCGCCGAGCTGATGGTGCGCGAGATGGGCAAGCCCTATCCCGAAGCCATCGGCGAGATCGCCAATTGCGCACCGATCTTCCGCTATTATGCCGAGATGGCGCGCGACGACGCCGGCAAGGTCGCCGGCACGACGCAGGCCGGTTCGTTCCAGTACGCGCGCTACGAGCCCTATGGCGTCTCGGTCCACATCATGCCCTACAACTTCCCGATCCTGCTGATGTGCTGGACCGTCGCGGCATCGCTTGCCGCCGGCAATGCCTGCATCATCAAGCCGGCCGAGGCGACGACGCTGTCGACGCTGGACTACATGGCCGTGTTCCGCTCGCTGCCGGAAGGCCTGGTCTCCTGCCTGCCCGGCGGCGCGGCCACGGCGCAAGCACTGATCACGTCCGACCGCACCCATGCCGTCGCCTTCACCGGCTCGGTCGCCGCAGGCAAGGCGGTCGCGGTCGCCTGCGCCGAACGCATGAAGCCTTGCGTCATCGAGGCCGGCGGCAGCGATCCGCTGATCATCAGCAAACACGCGCCACTGGAGGTCGCCGCGGCCGGCAGTGTCACCGCCGCCTTCCATCTCACCGGCCAGGTCTGCACTTCGGCCGAGCGCTTCTTCGTCGTCGATGCCGTGCATGACCGCTTCGTCGAGTTGTTTGCCGAAAGGACACGCGCGCTGCGCATCGGCAACGGCATGGACAAGACCGAGATCGGTCCGCTGGTCAGCGAAGCGGCCCGTGCCAAGGTCATGCGTCTTGTCGATGACGCCATTGCCCATGGCGCCAAGGCCGTCACCGGCGGGCGCATCCCGCCGTCGCACAACACCGGTTGGTTCTACGAGCCGACGATCCTGACCGGCGTCACCCCTGATATGGCGATCGTGCGCGAAGAGTGTTTTGGGCCGGTCGCCGCCATCTGCCGGGTGAAGGATTTCGACGAGGCGATACGGCTTGCCAATGACAGCCTGTTCGGGCTCGGCGCCTCCGTCTTCACCACCGACCTCGCCGAAGCGCATGAAGCGGCCGAACGGCTCGAGGCCGGCATGGTCTGGGTCAACAACCCGCTGATCGACAATGACGCCCTGCCCTTCGGCGGCTGGAAGGCGTCAGGCCTCGGCCGTGAACTCGGCCGCCAGGGGCTCGACGCCTTCCGTCGCTCGAAAATGGTCATCATCGACCACAGACCGGCGATCCAGGACTGGTGGTATCCCTATCCCGACAGCTGGTTCCGCGAGACCGGCGGCCGCAAGCACGTGTGA
- a CDS encoding 3-hydroxyacyl-CoA dehydrogenase NAD-binding domain-containing protein yields MSNSVSAVNDNGVAIVTIDNSPVNALSFHVRAPLMQALVDLRDDASVTAIVIACAGRTFVAGADITEFGKPVQQPDLRAIVAMLETIAKPTVAAIHGTALGGGLELALGCHFRVADAGAKLGLPEVKLGLLPGGGGTVRLPRLVGAVKALKMIVSGTPIGADEAHEAGLVDAVFEGDLTTHAVNFAGEIARKGGPFTPVRDRDERLGETDLAAFDAEAADLARKARGLEAPVACAQAVRNAVTLPFDEALAAERALFVKLVASDQSRAQRHLFFAEREAAKLPAKDTYKRRIARVGVIGAGTMGGGIAMAFANGGFSVTLLETSAEALQRGLGTIEKNYAVSVSRGSLAEDAKHQRLAQFKGSTDYADLAECDLIIEAVFEDMAVKKEVFGKLDAVAKPGAILATNTSYLDINEIAGSISRPQDVLGLHFFSPANVMKLLEIVRADKTAPDALATVIDLARRIGKVAVVVGVCHGFVGNRMLAARGSESEALLLEGATPSQIDKAFTDFGWPMGPFQMGDLAGLDIGWRNRKARGLTAVIADTLCEQGRFGQKTGRGFYLYEAGARAGIPDPEVEALIRDKAAERGIAPRAISADEIIERTLYPLVNEGAKILEEKIAARASDIDVVWVNGYGFPIGKGGPMFWAGLEGAAKIVQRLDHWHQRTGKDVFKPAPLLKRMAETGSWEGVEA; encoded by the coding sequence TTGTCCAATTCTGTCAGCGCCGTGAATGACAATGGCGTCGCCATCGTCACCATCGACAACTCGCCGGTCAACGCACTGAGTTTCCATGTCCGCGCGCCGCTGATGCAGGCGCTTGTCGACTTGCGCGATGACGCTTCGGTCACGGCAATCGTGATTGCCTGCGCAGGACGGACCTTCGTTGCCGGCGCCGACATCACCGAATTCGGCAAACCGGTGCAGCAGCCCGATCTGCGCGCCATCGTAGCGATGCTGGAAACCATCGCCAAACCGACGGTCGCCGCCATCCACGGCACCGCGCTCGGCGGTGGGCTGGAACTGGCACTCGGCTGCCATTTCCGCGTTGCCGATGCCGGCGCCAAACTCGGCCTGCCCGAAGTGAAGCTCGGTCTCTTGCCGGGCGGCGGCGGCACGGTGCGGCTGCCGCGCCTGGTCGGCGCGGTGAAGGCGCTGAAGATGATCGTTTCCGGGACTCCGATCGGCGCGGACGAAGCGCATGAAGCCGGTCTGGTCGATGCCGTTTTCGAGGGAGATCTGACCACGCATGCCGTGAACTTCGCAGGGGAAATCGCCCGCAAGGGCGGTCCGTTCACGCCGGTGCGCGATCGCGATGAGCGGCTTGGGGAAACCGACCTTGCGGCTTTCGACGCCGAGGCGGCGGACCTCGCCAGGAAAGCGCGCGGGCTGGAAGCGCCCGTCGCCTGCGCGCAAGCCGTGCGCAACGCCGTCACACTACCCTTCGACGAGGCGCTGGCGGCGGAGCGGGCGCTGTTCGTAAAACTGGTCGCCAGTGACCAGTCGCGGGCGCAGCGGCATCTGTTCTTCGCCGAACGTGAGGCGGCAAAGCTTCCTGCCAAGGACACGTACAAGCGTAGGATCGCCCGCGTCGGCGTCATTGGCGCCGGCACGATGGGCGGCGGCATCGCCATGGCCTTCGCCAATGGCGGGTTCTCGGTCACCTTGCTGGAAACCAGCGCGGAAGCGCTGCAGCGCGGGCTGGGCACGATCGAGAAGAACTATGCCGTTTCCGTTTCGCGCGGTTCCCTGGCCGAAGACGCCAAGCATCAGCGGCTCGCCCAGTTCAAGGGCTCGACCGACTATGCCGATCTCGCCGAATGCGACTTGATCATCGAGGCGGTGTTCGAGGACATGGCGGTGAAGAAGGAGGTTTTCGGCAAGCTGGATGCTGTCGCCAAGCCGGGCGCCATCCTCGCCACCAACACCTCCTATCTCGACATCAATGAAATCGCCGGCTCGATCTCGCGGCCGCAGGATGTGCTCGGCCTGCATTTCTTCTCGCCGGCCAATGTCATGAAGCTGCTGGAGATCGTGCGGGCCGACAAGACCGCGCCGGATGCGCTGGCGACGGTGATCGACCTGGCGCGGCGGATCGGCAAGGTGGCGGTCGTTGTCGGCGTCTGCCACGGCTTCGTCGGCAACCGCATGCTGGCCGCGCGCGGTTCGGAATCGGAGGCGCTGCTTCTGGAGGGTGCGACACCCAGCCAGATCGACAAGGCGTTCACCGATTTCGGCTGGCCGATGGGGCCGTTCCAGATGGGCGATCTCGCCGGCCTCGACATTGGCTGGCGCAACCGCAAGGCGCGTGGCCTGACGGCCGTCATCGCCGACACGCTGTGCGAACAGGGGCGCTTCGGCCAGAAGACCGGCCGGGGTTTCTATCTCTACGAGGCCGGCGCCCGGGCGGGCATTCCCGATCCCGAGGTTGAGGCGCTAATCCGTGACAAGGCCGCCGAGCGTGGCATCGCGCCGCGTGCGATCAGCGCGGACGAAATCATCGAGCGCACGCTCTATCCCCTGGTCAATGAGGGCGCGAAGATCCTCGAGGAGAAGATCGCGGCCCGTGCCTCAGACATCGATGTCGTCTGGGTCAACGGCTACGGTTTTCCCATCGGCAAGGGCGGCCCGATGTTCTGGGCCGGTCTCGAAGGGGCGGCAAAGATCGTCCAGCGGCTCGACCACTGGCATCAGCGGACCGGCAAGGATGTGTTCAAGCCTGCCCCGCTGCTGAAGCGGATGGCCGAGACCGGCTCCTGGGAGGGCGTCGAGGCGTAA